In one Denitratisoma sp. genomic region, the following are encoded:
- a CDS encoding IS3 family transposase (programmed frameshift) gives MKKRFTEEQIIGYLKQAEAGVAIKDLCRKHGFSDAAFYTWRRKFGGMDVADAKRLRELEAENAKLKKLLAESMLDIEALKVVVKGKPLTPQAKRQAVAVMQEKTSISQRRACRLVGVSRTVLNYEAKTDPANQALAGRMVELAAERRRFGYRRLHVLLRREGHQANHKRVFRLYQGAGLAVPKRKRRKGVAMERQPLTLPEAPNQVWSMDFVMDALSSGRRLKCLNIVDDCTKESVDIVLDHSISGQYVTRVLDQAARFRGLPAAIRTDQGPEFTSKALDQWAYRNGVELKLIQPGKPTQNAYIESFNGKFRDECLNEHWFTSLAEARVRVAAWRRDYNECRPHSALGYLTPAEFAARCRASLPDSATELEIG, from the exons ATGAAGAAGCGGTTCACGGAAGAGCAGATCATCGGGTACCTCAAGCAGGCGGAAGCCGGGGTGGCGATCAAGGATCTGTGCAGGAAGCATGGCTTTAGCGATGCGGCCTTCTACACCTGGCGGCGCAAGTTCGGCGGCATGGACGTGGCGGATGCCAAGCGGCTGCGCGAGCTGGAGGCGGAGAACGCCAAGCTGAAGAAGCTGCTGGCCGAATCGATGCTCGACATCGAGGCGCTCAAGGTTGTTGTCAAGGGAAAGC CGCTGACCCCGCAGGCCAAGCGCCAGGCGGTTGCCGTGATGCAGGAGAAGACGTCCATCTCCCAGCGTCGCGCCTGCCGGCTTGTGGGGGTATCGCGCACGGTGTTGAACTACGAAGCCAAGACCGACCCGGCCAACCAGGCGCTGGCCGGGCGGATGGTCGAACTGGCCGCCGAGCGGCGCCGCTTCGGCTACAGGCGTCTGCATGTGCTGTTGCGGCGGGAAGGCCATCAGGCGAACCACAAGCGGGTGTTTCGCCTGTACCAGGGCGCGGGGCTGGCGGTGCCCAAGCGCAAGCGGCGCAAGGGGGTGGCGATGGAGCGCCAGCCGCTGACCTTGCCCGAGGCGCCGAACCAGGTCTGGTCGATGGATTTCGTGATGGATGCGCTGTCCTCGGGGCGGCGCCTGAAGTGCCTGAACATCGTGGATGACTGCACCAAGGAATCCGTGGATATCGTGCTCGACCACAGCATCAGCGGGCAGTATGTGACGCGCGTGCTGGATCAGGCGGCGCGCTTCCGCGGCTTGCCGGCGGCGATCCGCACCGACCAGGGGCCGGAGTTCACCAGCAAGGCGCTCGACCAGTGGGCTTATCGGAACGGTGTCGAGTTGAAGCTCATCCAGCCGGGCAAGCCGACGCAGAACGCCTACATCGAGTCGTTCAACGGCAAGTTCCGCGATGAGTGCCTGAACGAGCATTGGTTCACGAGCTTGGCCGAAGCGCGGGTGCGGGTGGCGGCCTGGCGGCGCGACTACAACGAGTGCCGGCCGCATAGCGCACTGGGGTATCTCACGCCGGCGGAGTTCGCGGCGCGCTGTCGGGCAAGCTTGCCCGACAGCGCAACAGAACTGGAAATCGGATAG
- a CDS encoding ImmA/IrrE family metallo-endopeptidase produces the protein MATKLRRGFKKEAEEWALELRDELGLLHHAPIDVFALAEWLAIPAVPLSALADYVPDTHLVHFRHIEPEVFSGVTIHHGTCRLILYNDAHADVRLNSTIAHELAHALLGHFPSPLADDDGKRNRNAEVEAEANWLAGAILVPQPAAMKILFNNHSISDAAAYYAVSESMIRYRLRVSGAQTIFGRCKSR, from the coding sequence GTGGCCACAAAGTTAAGAAGAGGGTTCAAGAAGGAAGCTGAGGAGTGGGCGCTAGAGCTCAGAGACGAACTCGGTCTCTTACATCACGCTCCAATCGACGTCTTTGCGCTGGCCGAATGGCTCGCCATTCCGGCTGTGCCGTTATCAGCGCTCGCCGATTATGTTCCCGATACTCATCTTGTACACTTTCGGCACATTGAGCCGGAAGTTTTTTCAGGGGTCACGATCCACCATGGGACATGTCGCCTAATTCTCTATAATGACGCCCATGCAGACGTCCGCTTAAACAGCACTATCGCTCACGAACTCGCCCACGCACTTCTGGGCCACTTCCCCTCGCCCCTTGCTGACGACGACGGAAAGCGCAATCGAAATGCTGAAGTTGAGGCCGAAGCTAACTGGTTAGCTGGCGCTATCCTTGTTCCACAACCCGCCGCCATGAAGATTCTCTTCAACAACCATTCTATTTCAGATGCCGCAGCATATTACGCAGTCAGTGAGTCGATGATCCGCTATCGGCTCCGCGTCAGTGGAGCGCAGACTATCTTTGGCCGATGCAAATCTAGATAG
- a CDS encoding P-II family nitrogen regulator, which produces MKEIKAFIRQHRIADVLQALRESGLCDPGIAGAGCHNITVSQVQRPLAGAEPAQQHYSMELAEAVVAEYRLELACPDEAADTLVDTIARAAHTGQPDAGWIFVSEIQRAVEIH; this is translated from the coding sequence GTGAAAGAGATCAAGGCATTCATCCGCCAGCACCGCATCGCCGACGTGCTTCAGGCGCTGCGGGAGTCCGGTTTGTGCGACCCGGGCATCGCCGGCGCCGGCTGTCACAACATTACCGTCTCCCAGGTGCAGCGCCCACTCGCGGGCGCCGAGCCGGCGCAGCAGCATTACTCGATGGAACTGGCCGAAGCGGTCGTCGCCGAATATCGGCTGGAGCTGGCATGCCCGGACGAGGCGGCCGACACGCTGGTCGACACCATCGCCAGAGCGGCGCATACCGGACAGCCTGACGCAGGCTGGATCTTCGTCAGCGAGATTCAGCGTGCGGTTGAGATTCATTGA